The segment AAACCGGCGCAAGCGATCTGCCCTCTGCTGAGACGGTTGCGGGCCAGAATCCCCTGTGTGCCGGTCCGGCAGCGGGTCTCGGCACGTTACTGATGACCTGCTTCTTGATTAAACGCAGGCACTTGTAGGTACTGGCATGGTTCGTTCAGCGCCGATTGAATACTCAAGCGCCTCGATGAGATGGGTGGCGAAACCCGCTGAACTTGCTGCACAGGCAGCATTCTTAGCCCAACTGCATCGCACTGACAGCGTCGAGGAGTGGCTAGCCTACGTCATCCGAGAACGCGTGGAATTGGAAGAAGCGGCCTTCATTGAAATGAAGCAAACGTTGGCAACTCAGGTTGGTTGAGATGCTTGGTACGACATCGGCGAGGGTGGGCCGCTTGCGCTGCCTGACAAGGCTTGCAGCCGACGCGAAGCGCGGCTGAAGCGGCCGTTAGGCAGCGCAAGAAAAACGCGGTATAATTGAGGCAACAGTGTTTCGCGGAGGTCGTTTATGAGTTGGCAAGATGACATTGTCGTTGATCCCACAATTTGTCATGGAAAAGCCTGTATCAAGGGTACGCGCATTATGGTTTCGGTTATACTCGACAACCTCGCTGCCGGTCTCTCTCCCGATGAGATTCTGCAGAGTTACCCATCCCTGAATCGTGAGGCGATACAGGCTGCTAATACCTACGCTGCCGAGTTGGCCCGCGAGCGTGTTGTAGCTATTCCGGCATAGACAACGCCATGTAATTCAAGATTGATGAGAATCTGCCAGTTGAGGTAGGCGATTTACTGCGCCAGGTTGGCTATAATGCCGTTACTGTCCTCGAGCAGCACTCGGGAGGCTAGGAGGTGTGCCATGCAAATGCGGCGTTTTTGGGGAATCCACGAATCAGGTAGACGAGTGATCCCAGACCGATTTATCAAGTTGGCAGCCCTCGCTCTGTTGTTGTTTGCGGCCACCACCGGGCCAGGCCCAATTGCTCAGGCACAGCAAGAGGTTTCCAGCTATGGGCTGGCCAAGGTGATGAGCGGTGTGGCCGGGCATACTGGCCCTTATTGGGAGGAGATGATTTCCATCGAGTCTGTGGAGGCCGACGCGACAGGCGGTGAGATCCGCCTGCAAGTCCGCTATAGTGACACCTGCACTGAACTGTATCAATTCCGCTGGGCATTTGAAGGGGACATCACGCAACTGCGCCCGGGCACAAGCTTTACCACAACCGGAACCGGGGCAATAGAGGGAGCGGCCTGTGGGGAAGTGGACTATGACTCTTTCATGAATATCATGGGCCTTGATGGCGTTCTTCCTTCTCCTCTCATACAGGATACTAGCACCCTGGGGGAATACGATACGATGGGTTCGGTAGGGCGCATATATGCGAAAGGGGCCGCAGACACCTATCGTACCAGCGGGTCAGGAAAACTGAGAGTAGACAAAAACGCTGGCCACGACTATATTGCCTTCCAGTTGTCCATCTACGCCGGCACCCCCTATTCCTTGGACCCACCCACGATCTATGGTCCACCGGAGGCGCAAACCATGTATTACGATGTCGTCTATCTCTATCAGGCGAACTGGCAAGGAGAGCCAGAAACGATTTCGCCCGGTTCGAGCACTGGCGGCAGCGAGGGCAGTGGCGGCAGCGACGGAACAGGTTCTGGCACGGGCGAGGGTGGCGGCAGCGGTGGAACAGGTTCTGGCACGAGCGAGGGTAGCGGCAGCGGTGGAACAGGTTCTGGCACGAGCGAGGGCAGCGGCGGAACGGGTTCCGGCACGGGGAGCGGCGGTACTGGCTCGGGATCGAGTACCGCTCCAGGCAGTGATTTCCCGCCGCCGCCATCTGGCTCCTCGGAACCGGCTGCGGTCGACCGTATGACCCTCCAGGCAGGGCAACGCCGCGTGGCGGCCGGCGATTTCGTTTACGTGCCGGTCTGGTTGGTCAACGGGGCCAATGTCGCCAACATCAACTTCAGCATAGGCTATGATGCCGGCGTCGCAGCGCCCGAGGGCGACCTAATCAAGGGCAATCTGCTGGCTAATGCGCTCTTCAGCAGCAACTCCGGAGAGCGAGGGCTGATCAGGGCCGGATTTGCCCAAACGAGCGGCGTCAACGGCACAGGCACGGTGGCTTACATGCCGTTCCGCGCAATCGGTCAGCCGGGCGATCAGACAGTGCTCGATGTGGGAGTCAGCACCATCAACGACTCCAGTGGAACGGTGTTGACGATCGACCGCATTGATGGGGCCATCCTGATCGTCGGCCCAGACGGCATGCTGCCGGGCGATTGCGACGGCGACGGGGTACTTACCGAGCTGGACGCCCTGTGCGCCCTGCAAATGTCGGTGAGGCTGATCCCCGAACGCCCGACTCTGGACGTGGACGGTGATGGCCAGGTAACGTCGCGCGATGCCGTGGTTATTCTCCAGGGCGCGGTCGGGAAAAAATAGGACACAGGTTCGCTTTGCAAGGAGATTCAGAGATGCGAAGACGATACTCTTACCTGCTCATTGCCTG is part of the Chloroflexota bacterium genome and harbors:
- a CDS encoding DUF433 domain-containing protein, with amino-acid sequence MSWQDDIVVDPTICHGKACIKGTRIMVSVILDNLAAGLSPDEILQSYPSLNREAIQAANTYAAELARERVVAIPA
- a CDS encoding cohesin domain-containing protein; the encoded protein is MIPDRFIKLAALALLLFAATTGPGPIAQAQQEVSSYGLAKVMSGVAGHTGPYWEEMISIESVEADATGGEIRLQVRYSDTCTELYQFRWAFEGDITQLRPGTSFTTTGTGAIEGAACGEVDYDSFMNIMGLDGVLPSPLIQDTSTLGEYDTMGSVGRIYAKGAADTYRTSGSGKLRVDKNAGHDYIAFQLSIYAGTPYSLDPPTIYGPPEAQTMYYDVVYLYQANWQGEPETISPGSSTGGSEGSGGSDGTGSGTGEGGGSGGTGSGTSEGSGSGGTGSGTSEGSGGTGSGTGSGGTGSGSSTAPGSDFPPPPSGSSEPAAVDRMTLQAGQRRVAAGDFVYVPVWLVNGANVANINFSIGYDAGVAAPEGDLIKGNLLANALFSSNSGERGLIRAGFAQTSGVNGTGTVAYMPFRAIGQPGDQTVLDVGVSTINDSSGTVLTIDRIDGAILIVGPDGMLPGDCDGDGVLTELDALCALQMSVRLIPERPTLDVDGDGQVTSRDAVVILQGAVGKK